The Bos taurus isolate L1 Dominette 01449 registration number 42190680 breed Hereford chromosome 18, ARS-UCD2.0, whole genome shotgun sequence genome has a window encoding:
- the LOC112442230 gene encoding uncharacterized protein has protein sequence MQSAGHWKERQKGEVYDTAAGDNESSHTGRARAGAYPEGLPSFTLGSSGARVSTELGTAGRRPRNSAKKATTADAQELTLKRGESPAPRGSLPARDSLPGQAQSHRTPCPSSPRAADPRKSLRDSGSGWCSSALLSRALWPAAYPASGFSPTRLLSPADSLPSGATPAGVEQRHRAEKTTKHPGVPGPGVFWLLHGLFPKPCSHPAPRPLSRAPSHLPTTLHVSQRRMWHLLALGPVSSSCWATLRLHRGCFCLPVHRRLPATQCWAASTRPYLMPGILK, from the exons ATGCAGTCTGCGGGGCACTGGAAGGAGCGACAGAAAGGAGAAGTGTACGACACGGCAGCTGGGGACAATGAGAGCAGCCACACAGGCAGAGCAAGAGCGGGCGCCTACCCTGAGGGCCTTCCTTCCTTCACCTTAGGCTCCTCTGGGGCCCG TGTGTCCACAGAACTGGGAACCGCCGGCCGGAGGCCCAGAAACTCCGCCAAGAAAGCGACCACCGCGGATGCACAAGAACTGACCCTGAAGCGCGGCGAAAGCCCAGCTCCTCGCGGATCACTTCCGGCCCGCGACTCGCTTCCGGGACAGGCCCAGTCCCACCGGACTCCATGTCCCAGCAGCCCCCGCGCCGCCGATCCGAGGAAATCGCTGAGGGACTCAGGGAGCGGGTGGTGCTCCTCCGCCCTCTTGTCCCGCGCCCTCTGGCCAGCTGCATACCCTGCCTCGGGCTTTTCCCCCACGCGCCTGCTGTCTCCCGCGGACTCACTGCCCTCGGGAGCTACGCCGGCTGGCGTGGAACAACGCCACCGTGCAGAAAAGACGACCAAACACCCTGGGGTCCCAGGACCAGGAGTTTTCTGGCTGCTCCACGGACTATTTCCGAAGCCTTGTTCCCACCCCGCCCCTCGCCCCCTCTCCCGAGCCCCCAGCCACCTCCCCACGACGCTGCACGTTAGCCAGCGGAG GATGTGGCATCTCCTCGCACTGGGTCCTGTCTCTTCCAGCTGCTGGGCCACACTTCGGCTCCACCGGGGCTGCTTCTGCCTCCCCGTCCACAGGCGTTTACCAGCCACACAATGCTGGGCCGCCTCAACACGTCCCTATCTGATGCCTGGCATTTTGAAATGA
- the LOC101903385 gene encoding tigger transposable element-derived protein 1 isoform X1 has translation MRRLCSPSGPFEAAGPCRGPEAEMEWQERPRGHCGTTLGTADGQREESVLRCMAQGGSLKPPQPQGLGKAPLGVGLRHSAKRDRKSITLHVKLEVLRRFEEGEKLTQIARALGLATSTVASIRVNKDRIRASSQAAAPVCTTQLTRCRGALMGHMERLLSLWIEEQKRQNLPVSTLLIQDQARRLFAQLQHEQGGGSRAETFGASNGWFARFKVRHNVLLTEEPAVADAQAAARYPAVLRAILEEGCYSPRQVFNVDETGLFWKRLPERMLLALEGTAGPGPKASKDHLTLLLGGNAAGDFKLKPLLVYPSENPRALRGCSKASLPVVWRSNRNDWLTPVIFQEWFTSCFCPAVESYCASHGLPHRALLLLDSAPCHPAHLGGLSAHVRVEFLPKNTSTLIQPMNQGVITAFKAQYLRRTLSQLAQEMGGADRPSVWEFWRSYTVMTAVDNIAEAWTELQPAAMNSAWRKLWPECVLAGAPEPSAVPQLPRSIETLASRTGLGDVAEADVSHLLQAHGEPTPTPLGTDGGHARGPQLPCQCGKGLASRRPESEATGGAEAEDTLVVALCSEHLARALSHFAAGLQVLSENDPNRERSLWVARAVHCALAHLRELLRERRRQARAAAGPPEAP, from the exons ATGAGGAGGCTCTGCAGCCCCTCCGGCCCATTTGAGGCAGCCGGCCCATGTCGCGGTCCGGAG GCAGAGATGGAGTGGCAGGAGAGGCCCAGGGGCCACTGTGGCACGACGCTGGGTACCGCCGACGGGCAGAGGGAAGAGAGTGTGTTGAGATGCATGGCTCAGGGAGGCAGCCTGAAGCCCCCCCAGCCGCAGGGCTTGGGGAAGGCACCCCTCGGGGTTGGCCTCCGCCACAGTGCCAAGCGGGACCGGAAATCCATCACCCTGCATGTGAAGCTGGAGGTACTTCGGCGCTTTGAGGAGGGGGAGAAGCTGACACAGATTGCCCGGGCCCTGGGGCTGGCCACCTCCACGGTCGCCTCCATCCGTGTCAACAAGGACAGGATCCGGGCCAGCTCTCAGGCAGCCGCGCCCGTCTGCACCACGCAGCTCACGCGTTGCCGGGGTGCACTGATGGGCCACATGGAGCGCCTGCTGAGCCTGTGGATCGAGGAGCAGAAGCGGCAGAACCTGCCGGTCAGCACACTGCTCATCCAGGACCAGGCACGCCGGCTCTTCGCCCAGCTGCAGCACGAGCAGGGCGGCGGCAGCCGGGCCGAGACCTTTGGGGCCAGCAACGGCTGGTTTGCCCGGTTTAAGGTGCGCCACAACGTGCTGCTGACGGAGGAGCCCGCTGTGGCCGACGCCCAGGCTGCCGCTCGCTACCCGGCAGTGCTGCGCGccatcctggaggagggctgcTACTCACCGCGGCAGGTCTTCAACGTGGACGAGACGGGCCTGTTCTGGAAGCGGCTCCCTGAGCGCATGCTTCTGGCGCTGGAGGGGACAGCTGGCCCCGGGCCCAAGGCCTCTAAGGACCACCTGACCCTGCTGCTCGGTGGCAATGCGGCTGGTGACTTCAAGCTGAAGCCCCTGCTGGTGTACCCCTCAGAGAACCCGCGTGCCCTCAGGGGCTGCTCCAAGGCCAGCCTGCCTGTGGTCTGGCGCTCCAACCGCAACGACTGGTTGACGCCTGTCATCTTCCAGGAGTGGTTTACTAGCTGCTTCTGCCCTGCTGTGGAAAGCTACTGTGCCAGCCATGGCCTCCCGCACcgtgccctgctgctgctggacaGTGCGCCCTGCCACCCTGCCCACTTGGGTGGCCTCTCAGCCCATGTGCGGGTCGAGTTCCTACCCAAGAACACGTCCACCCTGATCCAGCCCATGAACCAGGGTGTCATCACTGCTTTCAAGGCCCAGTATCTGCGCCGCACGCTCAGCCAGCTGGCCCAGGAGATGGGCGGTGCAGACCGGCCCTCCGTGTGGGAGTTCTGGCGCAGCTACACTGTCATGACTGCTGTGGACAACATCGCTGAGGCCTGGACGGAGTTGCAGCCTGCTGCCATGAACAGTGCCTGGAGGAAGCTCTGGCCCGAGTGCGTGCTGGCTGGTGCTCCCGAGCCCAGCGCCGTGCCCCAGCTCCCCCGCAGCATCGAGACACTAGCCAGCCGCACAGGCCTGGGCGACGTGGCTGAGGCCGATGTTAGCCATCTGCTGCAGGCCCACGGGGAGCCCACGCCCACCCCCCTGGGCACGGACGGTGGGCACGCCCGTGGCCCTCAGCTGCCCTGCCAGTGTGGGAAGGGCCTGGCCTCTAGAAGACCGGAGTCGGAGGCCACAGGGGGTGCGGAGGCCGAGGACACACTTGTGGTTGCGTTGTGCTCAGAGCACCTGGCCCGGGCCTTGTCCCACTTCGCTGCTGGCCTGCAGGTCCTCTCAGAGAACGATCCCAACCGGGAGCGCAGCCTGTGGGTGGCCCGGGCTGTCCACTGTGCCCTTGCCCACCTCCGGGAGCTGCTCCGGGAAAGGAGGCGACAGGCTCGGGCTGCTGCAGGGCCTCCAGAGGCCCCCTGA
- the LOC101903385 gene encoding tigger transposable element-derived protein 1 isoform X2 gives MEWQERPRGHCGTTLGTADGQREESVLRCMAQGGSLKPPQPQGLGKAPLGVGLRHSAKRDRKSITLHVKLEVLRRFEEGEKLTQIARALGLATSTVASIRVNKDRIRASSQAAAPVCTTQLTRCRGALMGHMERLLSLWIEEQKRQNLPVSTLLIQDQARRLFAQLQHEQGGGSRAETFGASNGWFARFKVRHNVLLTEEPAVADAQAAARYPAVLRAILEEGCYSPRQVFNVDETGLFWKRLPERMLLALEGTAGPGPKASKDHLTLLLGGNAAGDFKLKPLLVYPSENPRALRGCSKASLPVVWRSNRNDWLTPVIFQEWFTSCFCPAVESYCASHGLPHRALLLLDSAPCHPAHLGGLSAHVRVEFLPKNTSTLIQPMNQGVITAFKAQYLRRTLSQLAQEMGGADRPSVWEFWRSYTVMTAVDNIAEAWTELQPAAMNSAWRKLWPECVLAGAPEPSAVPQLPRSIETLASRTGLGDVAEADVSHLLQAHGEPTPTPLGTDGGHARGPQLPCQCGKGLASRRPESEATGGAEAEDTLVVALCSEHLARALSHFAAGLQVLSENDPNRERSLWVARAVHCALAHLRELLRERRRQARAAAGPPEAP, from the coding sequence ATGGAGTGGCAGGAGAGGCCCAGGGGCCACTGTGGCACGACGCTGGGTACCGCCGACGGGCAGAGGGAAGAGAGTGTGTTGAGATGCATGGCTCAGGGAGGCAGCCTGAAGCCCCCCCAGCCGCAGGGCTTGGGGAAGGCACCCCTCGGGGTTGGCCTCCGCCACAGTGCCAAGCGGGACCGGAAATCCATCACCCTGCATGTGAAGCTGGAGGTACTTCGGCGCTTTGAGGAGGGGGAGAAGCTGACACAGATTGCCCGGGCCCTGGGGCTGGCCACCTCCACGGTCGCCTCCATCCGTGTCAACAAGGACAGGATCCGGGCCAGCTCTCAGGCAGCCGCGCCCGTCTGCACCACGCAGCTCACGCGTTGCCGGGGTGCACTGATGGGCCACATGGAGCGCCTGCTGAGCCTGTGGATCGAGGAGCAGAAGCGGCAGAACCTGCCGGTCAGCACACTGCTCATCCAGGACCAGGCACGCCGGCTCTTCGCCCAGCTGCAGCACGAGCAGGGCGGCGGCAGCCGGGCCGAGACCTTTGGGGCCAGCAACGGCTGGTTTGCCCGGTTTAAGGTGCGCCACAACGTGCTGCTGACGGAGGAGCCCGCTGTGGCCGACGCCCAGGCTGCCGCTCGCTACCCGGCAGTGCTGCGCGccatcctggaggagggctgcTACTCACCGCGGCAGGTCTTCAACGTGGACGAGACGGGCCTGTTCTGGAAGCGGCTCCCTGAGCGCATGCTTCTGGCGCTGGAGGGGACAGCTGGCCCCGGGCCCAAGGCCTCTAAGGACCACCTGACCCTGCTGCTCGGTGGCAATGCGGCTGGTGACTTCAAGCTGAAGCCCCTGCTGGTGTACCCCTCAGAGAACCCGCGTGCCCTCAGGGGCTGCTCCAAGGCCAGCCTGCCTGTGGTCTGGCGCTCCAACCGCAACGACTGGTTGACGCCTGTCATCTTCCAGGAGTGGTTTACTAGCTGCTTCTGCCCTGCTGTGGAAAGCTACTGTGCCAGCCATGGCCTCCCGCACcgtgccctgctgctgctggacaGTGCGCCCTGCCACCCTGCCCACTTGGGTGGCCTCTCAGCCCATGTGCGGGTCGAGTTCCTACCCAAGAACACGTCCACCCTGATCCAGCCCATGAACCAGGGTGTCATCACTGCTTTCAAGGCCCAGTATCTGCGCCGCACGCTCAGCCAGCTGGCCCAGGAGATGGGCGGTGCAGACCGGCCCTCCGTGTGGGAGTTCTGGCGCAGCTACACTGTCATGACTGCTGTGGACAACATCGCTGAGGCCTGGACGGAGTTGCAGCCTGCTGCCATGAACAGTGCCTGGAGGAAGCTCTGGCCCGAGTGCGTGCTGGCTGGTGCTCCCGAGCCCAGCGCCGTGCCCCAGCTCCCCCGCAGCATCGAGACACTAGCCAGCCGCACAGGCCTGGGCGACGTGGCTGAGGCCGATGTTAGCCATCTGCTGCAGGCCCACGGGGAGCCCACGCCCACCCCCCTGGGCACGGACGGTGGGCACGCCCGTGGCCCTCAGCTGCCCTGCCAGTGTGGGAAGGGCCTGGCCTCTAGAAGACCGGAGTCGGAGGCCACAGGGGGTGCGGAGGCCGAGGACACACTTGTGGTTGCGTTGTGCTCAGAGCACCTGGCCCGGGCCTTGTCCCACTTCGCTGCTGGCCTGCAGGTCCTCTCAGAGAACGATCCCAACCGGGAGCGCAGCCTGTGGGTGGCCCGGGCTGTCCACTGTGCCCTTGCCCACCTCCGGGAGCTGCTCCGGGAAAGGAGGCGACAGGCTCGGGCTGCTGCAGGGCCTCCAGAGGCCCCCTGA